From a single Streptomyces liliifuscus genomic region:
- a CDS encoding LapA family protein, whose protein sequence is MSPKTSESSGGGKAGGRNLMTPGRVSVIALAVLGLIFIFENTRATKIRLLIPEVTMPLWMALLGTAVIGALCGAYFMKRRI, encoded by the coding sequence ATGAGCCCGAAGACCTCGGAGAGCAGCGGCGGCGGCAAGGCAGGCGGACGGAACCTGATGACGCCCGGGAGGGTGTCCGTCATCGCGCTCGCCGTGCTCGGGCTGATCTTCATCTTCGAGAACACCCGCGCCACCAAGATCCGCCTGCTGATCCCCGAGGTCACCATGCCCCTGTGGATGGCACTCCTCGGCACGGCGGTGATCGGCGCGCTGTGCGGGGCGTATTTCATGAAGCGCCGAATCTGA
- a CDS encoding S66 peptidase family protein, translated as MKGLVRPRRLVPGARVAVVAPSGPVPEERLQAGLDILRGWDLDPVVAPHVLDRHGTFDYLAGTDADRAADLQSAWCDPSVDAVLCARGGYGVQRMAELLDWDALRAAGPKVFLGFSDITALHEAFATRLGLVTLHGPMAAGVDFVKNARAQEHLRATLFEPESVRIITSAGSALVPGRARGVLLGGCLSLLAADLGTPHARPSARGGLLCLEDVGEETYRLDRYLTQLLRAGWLDGVTGILLGSWERCDPYDRIRALVLDRLGGLGVPIAEEFGFGHCEGALTVPFGVPGELDAGAGTLTLDVPALA; from the coding sequence GTGAAGGGACTGGTGCGACCGCGGCGGCTGGTTCCCGGAGCCCGTGTCGCCGTCGTCGCGCCAAGCGGTCCCGTGCCCGAGGAGCGGCTGCAGGCGGGCCTCGACATCCTGCGCGGCTGGGACCTGGACCCGGTCGTGGCACCCCATGTCCTCGACCGGCACGGCACGTTCGACTATCTGGCGGGCACCGACGCCGACCGGGCCGCCGACCTCCAGTCCGCCTGGTGCGACCCGAGTGTGGACGCCGTGCTGTGCGCCCGCGGCGGCTACGGCGTGCAGCGCATGGCCGAGCTGCTCGACTGGGACGCGCTGCGGGCCGCAGGACCCAAGGTGTTCCTCGGCTTCAGCGACATCACGGCCCTGCACGAGGCCTTCGCGACCCGGCTGGGGCTCGTCACACTGCACGGGCCGATGGCCGCGGGCGTCGACTTCGTCAAGAACGCCCGCGCTCAGGAGCATCTGCGGGCGACTCTCTTCGAACCGGAGTCGGTGCGGATCATCACCTCGGCCGGAAGCGCGCTGGTGCCGGGGCGCGCCAGGGGCGTCCTCCTCGGCGGCTGCCTCAGCCTGCTCGCCGCCGACCTCGGCACACCCCACGCCCGGCCCTCGGCGCGCGGCGGACTCCTCTGCCTGGAGGACGTCGGCGAGGAGACCTACCGCCTGGACCGCTACCTCACCCAACTGCTGCGCGCCGGCTGGCTCGACGGCGTCACCGGGATCCTGCTCGGGTCCTGGGAGCGGTGCGACCCGTACGACCGGATCAGGGCGCTCGTCCTCGACCGGCTCGGCGGGCTCGGGGTGCCGATCGCCGAGGAGTTCGGCTTCGGGCACTGCGAGGGCGCGCTGACGGTCCCGTTCGGGGTGCCGGGGGAGCTGGACGCCGGGGCGGGGACGCTGACGCTGGACGTGCCCGCGCTGGCCTGA
- a CDS encoding prolyl oligopeptidase family serine peptidase — translation MGDIVQTLAYGSWPSPIDASLAAAHDGHPDFVGFVGDEIWWTEPRPTEGGRRTLVRRRADGTEESVLPAPWNVRSRVMEYGGQPWAGAVGDDGPLVVFVDFADQRLYAYEPARPDKEPRPLTPVSSVGGGLRWVDPRMHLELGEVWCVLEEFTGDGPTDVRRVVAAVPLDGSAAQDQDAVRELTDGQHRFVTGPRISPDGRRAVWLGWDHPRMPWDGTELMVADVGPDGTFRGTRKAAGGPDEAIAQADWSADGTLLYASDRSGWWNLYRDGEAVCTREEEFAGPLWTVGRRWFAPLDSGLIAVVHGRGATALGILDPETGEVVDAAGPWTEYAATLAADGSRVAAVAASPRSAYEVVELDARTGRARVVGAPHDDPVDPAHYPEPQIRTFSGPAGREIHAHIYPPHHPGHVAPGDELPPYVVWAHGGPTGRAPLVLDLQIAYFTSRGIGVAEVNYGGSTGYGREYRNRLREQWGVVDVEDCAAVALALAEEGTADRDRLAVRGGSAGGWTTAASLVSTDVYACGTILYPILDLAGWGTGETHDFESQYLETLVGPLAEVPGRYAERSPTEHADRVTVPFLLLQGLDDVICPPAQCERFLARLEERARRLPHAYIAFEGEGHGFRRADTMVRALESELSLYAQVFGLNPPGVPTLELAK, via the coding sequence ATGGGGGACATCGTGCAGACCCTGGCCTACGGTTCCTGGCCCTCGCCCATCGACGCGTCGCTCGCCGCCGCGCACGACGGACACCCCGACTTCGTCGGCTTCGTCGGCGACGAGATCTGGTGGACCGAGCCCCGGCCGACCGAGGGCGGCCGCCGCACCCTGGTGCGCCGCCGCGCCGACGGCACCGAGGAATCGGTACTGCCCGCCCCGTGGAACGTGCGCAGCCGCGTCATGGAGTACGGCGGACAGCCCTGGGCCGGAGCGGTCGGCGACGACGGCCCGCTGGTGGTGTTCGTCGACTTCGCCGACCAGCGCCTGTACGCGTACGAGCCCGCCCGCCCCGACAAGGAGCCGCGCCCCCTGACCCCCGTGTCGTCGGTGGGTGGCGGACTGCGGTGGGTGGACCCGCGGATGCATCTCGAACTCGGCGAAGTCTGGTGCGTACTGGAGGAGTTCACCGGCGACGGGCCGACCGATGTCCGGCGGGTCGTCGCCGCGGTGCCGCTGGACGGTTCGGCCGCGCAGGACCAGGACGCGGTACGTGAACTCACCGACGGGCAGCACCGGTTCGTCACCGGGCCGCGGATCTCGCCCGACGGGCGGCGCGCGGTCTGGCTGGGCTGGGACCACCCGCGGATGCCGTGGGACGGGACCGAACTGATGGTGGCCGACGTCGGCCCGGACGGCACGTTCCGGGGGACCCGGAAGGCCGCCGGCGGCCCGGACGAGGCGATCGCCCAGGCCGACTGGTCCGCCGACGGCACGCTGCTGTACGCGAGCGACCGCTCCGGCTGGTGGAACCTCTACCGCGACGGCGAGGCCGTCTGCACACGCGAGGAGGAGTTCGCCGGGCCGCTGTGGACGGTCGGGCGGCGCTGGTTCGCGCCGCTGGACAGCGGACTGATCGCCGTCGTGCACGGCCGGGGCGCCACCGCGCTCGGCATCCTCGACCCGGAGACCGGCGAGGTCGTCGACGCGGCCGGGCCCTGGACCGAGTACGCGGCCACGCTCGCCGCCGACGGCAGCCGGGTCGCCGCCGTCGCGGCCAGCCCGCGCAGCGCCTACGAGGTCGTCGAACTGGACGCCCGCACCGGCCGGGCGAGGGTCGTCGGCGCCCCGCACGACGACCCGGTGGACCCCGCCCACTACCCGGAACCGCAGATCCGTACGTTCAGCGGGCCCGCCGGGCGCGAGATCCACGCGCACATCTATCCGCCGCACCACCCCGGCCATGTCGCCCCCGGCGACGAGCTCCCGCCGTACGTCGTCTGGGCGCACGGCGGTCCCACCGGCCGCGCCCCGCTCGTCCTCGACCTGCAGATCGCGTACTTCACCTCGCGGGGCATCGGTGTCGCCGAGGTCAACTACGGCGGATCCACCGGGTACGGCCGCGAGTACCGCAACCGGCTGCGCGAGCAGTGGGGTGTCGTGGACGTCGAGGACTGCGCGGCCGTCGCGCTGGCCCTCGCCGAGGAGGGCACCGCCGACCGCGACCGGCTCGCCGTCCGGGGCGGCAGCGCGGGCGGCTGGACCACGGCCGCGTCCCTGGTGAGCACCGACGTGTACGCCTGCGGGACGATCCTCTACCCCATCCTCGACCTGGCGGGCTGGGGCACGGGCGAGACCCACGACTTCGAGTCCCAGTACCTGGAGACCCTGGTCGGACCGCTCGCCGAGGTCCCCGGCCGGTACGCCGAGCGCTCGCCCACCGAGCACGCCGACCGTGTCACCGTGCCCTTCCTGCTCCTCCAGGGCCTCGACGACGTCATCTGCCCGCCCGCCCAGTGCGAGCGGTTCCTGGCCAGACTGGAGGAGCGGGCACGGCGGCTGCCGCACGCCTACATCGCCTTCGAGGGCGAGGGCCACGGCTTCCGGCGGGCCGACACGATGGTGCGGGCCCTGGAGTCCGAACTCTCCCTGTACGCCCAGGTGTTCGGCCTGAACCCGCCCGGCGTCCCCACTCTGGAGCTCGCCAAGTGA